In one window of Campylobacter coli DNA:
- the hemL gene encoding glutamate-1-semialdehyde 2,1-aminomutase, with protein MTNKKAFKTACNLIAGGVNSPVRAFANVQSEPRFISHGKGAYIFDIEGNGYIDYVQSWGPLLFGHCDKDILKACNEALKKGSSFGAPTLLETQLAELVLEDFPHLDKIRFVSSGTEATMSAIRLARGFTKKDKILKFEGCYHGHSDSLLVSAGSGAATFNSPSSLGVLADVAKHTLVATYNDIESVKELFEKNKDIACVIIEPIAGNMGLVPGKQDFLEELAKICKENDTLLIFDEVMSGYRASYLGSYGINHIQADIVTFGKVIGGGLPAAAFAARAEIMDILSPLGGVYQAGTLSGNPLAMAAGIASLSKAKKKKDLYTKLGKLAKRLTKGMKELANERGIALQTCYIGSMFGYFFTQDPVYNYKDALKSDLKLFSKFHQNMLKNGIYLAPSQFETGFICAKMNKEHIDKTLQSTYESFKKL; from the coding sequence ATGACAAACAAAAAAGCTTTTAAAACAGCTTGCAATCTTATAGCAGGAGGTGTAAATTCTCCTGTGCGTGCTTTTGCAAATGTACAAAGCGAACCGAGATTTATATCTCATGGTAAGGGAGCTTATATTTTTGATATAGAAGGAAATGGCTATATTGATTATGTGCAAAGTTGGGGACCTTTGCTTTTTGGGCATTGTGATAAAGATATCTTAAAAGCTTGCAATGAAGCCTTAAAAAAGGGCTCAAGTTTTGGTGCACCGACTTTACTAGAAACACAACTAGCCGAGCTTGTTTTAGAAGACTTTCCGCATTTAGATAAAATTCGCTTTGTAAGCAGTGGTACAGAAGCGACTATGAGTGCCATACGCCTTGCTCGCGGCTTTACTAAAAAAGATAAAATTCTAAAATTTGAAGGTTGCTACCATGGGCATTCAGATTCTTTACTTGTAAGTGCTGGAAGTGGCGCTGCTACTTTTAATTCACCGAGCTCTTTAGGGGTTTTAGCAGATGTAGCAAAGCATACCCTAGTAGCAACTTATAATGATATAGAAAGCGTAAAAGAGCTTTTTGAGAAAAATAAAGACATTGCTTGTGTTATTATTGAGCCTATTGCAGGAAATATGGGATTAGTTCCTGGCAAGCAAGATTTCTTAGAAGAACTTGCCAAAATTTGTAAAGAAAACGATACCTTGCTTATCTTTGATGAAGTGATGAGTGGATACAGAGCTTCATATCTTGGCTCTTATGGTATTAATCATATACAAGCAGATATCGTTACTTTTGGCAAGGTTATAGGCGGGGGTTTACCTGCGGCAGCTTTTGCGGCTAGAGCAGAAATCATGGATATTTTAAGTCCATTAGGAGGAGTTTATCAAGCAGGAACACTCAGTGGAAATCCTTTGGCAATGGCCGCAGGAATTGCTAGTTTATCTAAAGCCAAAAAGAAAAAAGATCTTTATACTAAACTTGGAAAATTAGCCAAAAGGCTTACTAAGGGAATGAAAGAGCTTGCAAATGAAAGAGGTATTGCTTTACAAACTTGCTATATAGGCTCTATGTTTGGATATTTTTTCACACAAGATCCAGTATATAATTATAAAGATGCTTTAAAATCTGATCTTAAACTCTTTTCTAAATTTCATCAAAATATGCTTAAAAATGGAATTTATCTAGCTCCTTCTCAATTTGAAACAGGATTTATCTGTGCTAAAATGAATAAAGAGCATATCGATAAAACCCTACAAAGTACATATGAAAGCTTTAAAAAACTATGA